A genomic stretch from Myripristis murdjan chromosome 12, fMyrMur1.1, whole genome shotgun sequence includes:
- the enc1 gene encoding ectoderm-neural cortex protein 1 — protein sequence MKMSVCVHENRKSRASTGSMNIYLFHKSSYADSVLMHLNSLRQQRLFTDVLLHAGSRSFPCHRAVLAACSRYFEAMFSGGLRESQASEVDFRDSIHPEVLELLLDYAYSSRVVINEENAESLLEAGDMLEFQDIRDACAEFLERNLHPSNCLGMLLLSDAHQCTKLSELSWSMCLSNFPAICKTEDFLQLPKDMVVQLLSHEELETEDERLVYEAALNWVNYDLERRHCHLPELLRTVRLALLPAIFLMENVSTEELINAQAKSKELVDEAIRCKLKILQNDGVVNSPCARPRKTSHALFLLGGQTFMCDKLYLVDQKAKEIIPKADIPSPRKEFSACAIGCKVYITGGRGSENGVSKDVWVYDTIHEEWSKAAPMLIARFGHGSAELKHCLYVVGGHTAATGCLPASPSVSLKQVEQFDPVANKWTMVAPLREGVSNAAVVSVKLKLFAFGGTSVTHDKLPKVQCYDPQENRWTVPASCPQPWRYTAAAVLGNQIFVMGGDTEFSACSAYKFSSESYQWTKVGDVTAKRMSCQAVASGNKLYVVGGYFGTQRCKTLDCYDPTLDAWNSITTVPYSLIPTAFVSTWKHLPA from the coding sequence ATGAAAATGTCCGTGTGCGTCCATGAGAATCGAAAGTCACGTGCCAGCACTGGCTCTATGAATATCTACCTTTTCCACAAGTCCTCTTATGCTGACAGTGTCCTCATGCACCTCAATTCATTGCGGCAACAAAGGCTTTTCACAGATGTCCTGCTTCATGCCGGGAGCCGTTCATTCCCATGCCATCGTGCTGTGTTGGCTGCCTGCAGCCGCTACTTTGAGGCCATGTTCAGCGGTGGGCTCAGGGAGAGCCAAGCCAGTGAGGTAGACTTTCGTGATTCCATCCATCCAGAAGTTTTAGAGTTACTGCTGGATTACGCATACTCCTCACGTGTAGTCATCAATGAGGAGAATGCAGAGTCACTGCTGGAGGCTGGGGACATGCTGGAGTTCCAGGACATCCGAGATGCCTGCGCTGAATTTCTAGAGAGGAACCTTCACCCATCTAACTGCCTTGGTATGTTGTTGCTGTCTGATGCCCACCAGTGTACCAAGCTATCAGAGCTGTCCTGGAGCATGTGCCTCAGCAATTTTCCTGCTATTTGCAAGACAGAGGACTTCCTCCAGCTGCCCAAAGACATGGTGGTGCAGCTTCTGTCACATGAGGAGCTGGAGACAGAAGATGAGAGACTGGTTTATGAAGCTGCCCTCAACTGGGTCAACTATGACCTGGAAAGGAGGCACTGCCATCTGCCAGAACTCCTGAGAACAGTCCGTCTGGCCCTGCTACCGGCCATCTTCCTCATGGAGAATGTCTCCACAGAAGAGCTGATCAACGCCCAGGCCAAGAGCAAGGAGCTGGTGGATGAAGCCATTCGCTGCAAGCTGAAGATCTTGCAGAATGATGGTGTGGTTAATAGCCCCTGTGCTCGGCCAAGAAAAACCAGCCATGCCCTCTTTCTTCTGGGAGGGCAGACCTTCATGTGTGACAAGCTGTACCTGGTGGACCAGAAGGCCAAAGAGATCATCCCCAAGGCTGACATCCCCAGCCCCAGGAAGGAGTTCAGTGCCTGTGCCATTGGCTGCAAGGTCTACATCACAGGAGGGAGAGGCTCAGAGAATGGTGTGTCCAAAGATGTATGGGTTTATGACACCATCCATGAGGAGTGGTCCAAGGCAGCACCCATGCTCATTGCCAGGTTTGGTCATGGCTCCGCTGAGTTGAAACACTGCCTCTACGTGGTAGGAGGTCACACAGCAGCGACTGGCTGCCTCCCAGCTTCACCGTCTGTGTCGCTCAAACAGGTGGAACAGTTTGATCCAGTAGCCAACAAGTGGACCATGGTGGCTCCTCTGAGAGAGGGTGTGAGCAATGCAGCGGTGGTCAGTGTCAAGCTCAAGCTCTTTGCGTTTGGAGGAACCAGTGTAACCCATGACAAGCTACCCAAGGTGCAGTGCTACGATCCACAGGAAAACCGATGGACTGTGCCCGCATCTTGCCCACAGCCCTGGCGCtacacagctgctgcagtgctggGAAACCAGATCTTTGTTATGGGCGGAGATACAGAGTTCTCAGCATGTTCGGCTTATAAGTTTAGCAGTGAGAGCTACCAGTGGACTAAAGTGGGTGATGTTACTGCCAAGCGTATGAGCTGCCAGGCTGTGGCATCGGGGAACAAACTGTATGTGGTGGGTGGTTACTTTGGCACGCAACGGTGTAAGACCCTGGACTGCTATGACCCCACGCTGGATGCTTGGAACAGCATCACCACTGTGCCATACTCCCTCATTCCCACCGCTTTCGTCAGCACCTGGAAACATCTCCCTGCCTGA
- the nsa2 gene encoding ribosome biogenesis protein NSA2 homolog, with translation MPQNEHIELHRKRHGYRLDHHEKKRKKESREAHERSHKARKMIGLKAKLYHKQRHAEKIQMKKTIKMHEQRKTKQKNDDKTPEGAVPAYLLDREGQSRAKVLSNMIKQKRKEKAGKWEVPLPKVRAQGETEVLKVIKTGKRQKKAWKRMVTKVCFVGDGFTRKPPKYERFIRPMGLRFKKAHVTHPELKATFCLPILGVKKNPSSPLYTTLGVITKGTVIEVNVSELGLVTQGGKVIWGKYAQVTNNPENDGCINAVLLV, from the exons ATG CCCCAGAACGAGCACATTGAGTTGCACCGCAAGCGGCATGGCTACCGCCTTGACCACCatgaaaagaagaggaagaaggagagccGTGAGGCCCACGAGCGGTCCCACAAAGCCAGGAAGATGATCGGGTTGAAGGCCAAGCTGTATCACAAACAGAGGCACGCCGAGAAGATCCAGATGAAGAAGAC CATCAAAATGCATGAACAGAGGAAGACCAAGCAGAAGAATGATGATAAGACCCCAGAAGGAGCAGTGCCAGCCTACCTGCTAGACAGAGAGGGACAGTCCCGCGCCAAGGTCCTCTCCAACATGATCaaacagaagaggaaagagaaggcc GGTAAATGGGAGGTGCCCCTGCCAAAGGTGCGTGcccagggagagacagaggtgcTAAAAGTAATCAAAACTGGAAAGAGGCAGAAGAAGGCATGGAAGAGAATGGTCACCAAAGTTTGCTTCGTCGGCGATGGCTTCACCCGTAAACCCCCAAAATATGAGCGTTTCATCAGACCAATG GGTTTGCGCTTTAAGAAGGCCCACGTCACCCATCCAGAGTTGAAAGCCACATTCTGCCTTCCCATCCTAGGCGTGAAGAAGAACCCTTCATCACCCCTCTACACCACCCTGGGGGTCATCACCAAGGGAACAGTCATAGAGGTCAATGTCAGTGAGCTGGGTTTGGTTACACAAGGAGGAAAAGTTATCTGGG gTAAATATGCCCAGGTGACGAATAACCCCGAGAATGACGGCTGCATTAATGCAGTTCTTCTTGTGTAG
- the hexb gene encoding beta-hexosaminidase subunit beta isoform X1, translating to MSATLRLALLLLAVAVCQGYQSNDIDEEDELVYEPSKYGSLWPLPQKVRVSEVSFKLPSASFKIVDAKESSAGPSCSLLQNAYRRYYEYMFGSVRKPGYVKSRAAGPSEISELQVWITSADSECDSYPSLTSDESYELTVDQPNAVLKASKVWGALRGLETFSQLVYEDAYGAKNINSTTISDFPRFAHRGILLDTSRHFLPIKVILANLEAMAMNKFNVFHWHIVDDPSFPYLSRTFPQLSQQGAYHPYTHVYTPADVKMIIEFARLRGIRVIPEFDTPGHTQSWGKGQKDLLTPCYSGTTPSGTFGPVNPILNTTYSFMRQLFSEISSVFPDAYVHLGGDEVDFSCWRSNPDIQNFMEQQGFGQDYSKLESFYIQKLLDIVTTTQKGYMIWQEVFDNGVKLKPDTLIHVWKGNQQQYKDEMANITSAGYHTLLSTPWYLNRISYGQDWQGVYRADPQDFKGTEAQKKLVIGGEACLWGEYVDATNLTPRLWPRASAVAERLWSAKEVTDISDAYSRLSMHRCRLVERGIPAEPLFTSFCPHEYKGV from the exons ATGTCAGCCACTCTGAGATTAGCACTTTTGTTACTGGCTGTTGCCGTGTGCCAGGGATATCAGTCCAATGACATAGACGAGGAGGACGAGCTTGTTTACGAGCCTTCCAAATACGGATCCCTGTGGCCTCTCCCGCAGAAAGTGCGTGTGTCAGAGGTTTCATTCAAGTTGCCCAGCGCTAGCTTCAAAATAGTGGACGCCAAGGAGTCGTCGGCAGGACccagctgcagcctcctgcaGAACGCGTACCGCAG GTATTATGAATACATGTTTGGCAGCGTAAGAAAACCGGGGTACGTGAAGAGCAGGGCAGCGGGCCCGTCTGAGATCTCCGAGTTACAGGTGTGGATCACATCAGCTGACTCTGAGTGTGACAGCTACCCCAGTCTGACATCCGACGAGTCAT ATGAGCTGACAGTGGACCAGCCGAACGCTGTCCTGAAGGCATCAAAGGTGTGGGGGGCTCTGCGAG gtcTTGAAACTTTCAGCCAGTTGGTGTATGAAGATGCATATGGAGCT aaaaacatcaacTCAACCACCATCAGTGACTTCCCCCGATTTGCACACAGAGGCATCTTATTGGACACCTCCCGTCACTTCTTGCCTATTAAAGTCATCTTGGCTAATCTG GAAGCGATGGCAATGAACAAATTCAACGTATTCCACTGGCACATTGTGGATGATCCCTCATTCCCCTACCTGAGCCGAACTTTCCCACAGCTGAGCCAGCAg GGCGCTTACCACCCATACACGCATGTGTATACACCCGCTGACGTGAAGATGATCATCGAGTTTGCCCGTCTGAGAGGCATCCGCGTCATACCGGAGTTTGACACTCCAGGGCACACACAGTCTTGGGGCAAAG GCCAGAAAGACCTGCTCACGCCCTGCTACTCTGGTACAACTCCCTCCGGCACATTTGGCCCAGTAAACCCCATCCTGAATACCACTTATAGTTTCATGCGCCAGCTCTTCAGCGAGATCAGCAGTGTGTTCCCCGACGCCTACGTTCACCTCGGGGGTGACGAGGTCGACTTCAGCTGCTG GAGGTCCAACCCGGACATCCAAAACTTCATGGAACAGCAAGGATTCGGACAAGACTACAGCAAGCTGGAGTCATTCTACATCCAAAA ACTCCTGGATATTGTCACCACAACCCAGAAGGGCTACATGATCTGGCAGGAGGTCTTTGACAACGGTGTTAAG CTGAAACCAGACACACTTATCCATGTGTGGAAAGGAAACCAGCAGCAATACAAGGATGAGATGGCAAACATTACGTCTGCAGGGTACCACACCCTGCTCTCCACTCCCTGGTACCTGAACCGTATCTCCTACGGCCAGGACTGGCAGGGCGTTTACAGGGCCGACCCGCAGGACTTTAAGG GGACTGAAGCACAGAAGAAACTTGTGATTGGAGGTGAAGCCTGTCTGTGGGGAGAGTATGTGGATGCCACCAACTTGACCCCCAGACTCTG GCCTCGTGCCAGTGCTGTGGCAGAGCGACTGTGGAGCGCCAAGGAAGTGACTGACATCAGCGACGCCTACAGCAGGCTGTCCATGCACCGCTGTCGCCTGGTTGA GCGCGGGATCCCAGCTGAGCCTTTGTTTACAAGTTTCTGTCCCCACGAGTACAAAGGTGTCTGA
- the hexb gene encoding beta-hexosaminidase subunit beta isoform X2, whose product MSATLRLALLLLAVAVCQGYQSNDIDEEDELVYEPSKYGSLWPLPQKVRVSEVSFKLPSASFKIVDAKESSAGPSCSLLQNAYRRYYEYMFGSVRKPGYVKSRAAGPSEISELQVWITSADSECDSYPSLTSDESYELTVDQPNAVLKASKVWGALRGLETFSQLVYEDAYGAKNINSTTISDFPRFAHRGILLDTSRHFLPIKVILANLEAMAMNKFNVFHWHIVDDPSFPYLSRTFPQLSQQGAYHPYTHVYTPADVKMIIEFARLRGIRVIPEFDTPGHTQSWGKGQKDLLTPCYSGTTPSGTFGPVNPILNTTYSFMRQLFSEISSVFPDAYVHLGGDEVDFSCWRSNPDIQNFMEQQGFGQDYSKLESFYIQKLLDIVTTTQKGYMIWQEVFDNGVKLKPDTVVHVWMGNRVEEEMQNVTEAGYTTILSSPWYLDYISYGQDWQKYYKVEPLSFKGTEAQKKLVIGGEACLWGEYVDATNLTPRLWPRASAVAERLWSAKEVTDISDAYSRLSMHRCRLVERGIPAEPLFTSFCPHEYKGV is encoded by the exons ATGTCAGCCACTCTGAGATTAGCACTTTTGTTACTGGCTGTTGCCGTGTGCCAGGGATATCAGTCCAATGACATAGACGAGGAGGACGAGCTTGTTTACGAGCCTTCCAAATACGGATCCCTGTGGCCTCTCCCGCAGAAAGTGCGTGTGTCAGAGGTTTCATTCAAGTTGCCCAGCGCTAGCTTCAAAATAGTGGACGCCAAGGAGTCGTCGGCAGGACccagctgcagcctcctgcaGAACGCGTACCGCAG GTATTATGAATACATGTTTGGCAGCGTAAGAAAACCGGGGTACGTGAAGAGCAGGGCAGCGGGCCCGTCTGAGATCTCCGAGTTACAGGTGTGGATCACATCAGCTGACTCTGAGTGTGACAGCTACCCCAGTCTGACATCCGACGAGTCAT ATGAGCTGACAGTGGACCAGCCGAACGCTGTCCTGAAGGCATCAAAGGTGTGGGGGGCTCTGCGAG gtcTTGAAACTTTCAGCCAGTTGGTGTATGAAGATGCATATGGAGCT aaaaacatcaacTCAACCACCATCAGTGACTTCCCCCGATTTGCACACAGAGGCATCTTATTGGACACCTCCCGTCACTTCTTGCCTATTAAAGTCATCTTGGCTAATCTG GAAGCGATGGCAATGAACAAATTCAACGTATTCCACTGGCACATTGTGGATGATCCCTCATTCCCCTACCTGAGCCGAACTTTCCCACAGCTGAGCCAGCAg GGCGCTTACCACCCATACACGCATGTGTATACACCCGCTGACGTGAAGATGATCATCGAGTTTGCCCGTCTGAGAGGCATCCGCGTCATACCGGAGTTTGACACTCCAGGGCACACACAGTCTTGGGGCAAAG GCCAGAAAGACCTGCTCACGCCCTGCTACTCTGGTACAACTCCCTCCGGCACATTTGGCCCAGTAAACCCCATCCTGAATACCACTTATAGTTTCATGCGCCAGCTCTTCAGCGAGATCAGCAGTGTGTTCCCCGACGCCTACGTTCACCTCGGGGGTGACGAGGTCGACTTCAGCTGCTG GAGGTCCAACCCGGACATCCAAAACTTCATGGAACAGCAAGGATTCGGACAAGACTACAGCAAGCTGGAGTCATTCTACATCCAAAA ACTCCTGGATATTGTCACCACAACCCAGAAGGGCTACATGATCTGGCAGGAGGTCTTTGACAACGGTGTTAAG CTGAAGCCAGACACAGTAGTGCATGTGTGGATGGGCAACAGAGTGGAGGAAGAGATGCAGAACGTGACGGAAGCAGGCTACACcaccatcctctcctctccgtgGTACCTAGATTACATTAGCTACGGCCAGGACTGGCAGAAGTACTACAAGGTGGAGCCACTGAGCTTCAAGG GGACTGAAGCACAGAAGAAACTTGTGATTGGAGGTGAAGCCTGTCTGTGGGGAGAGTATGTGGATGCCACCAACTTGACCCCCAGACTCTG GCCTCGTGCCAGTGCTGTGGCAGAGCGACTGTGGAGCGCCAAGGAAGTGACTGACATCAGCGACGCCTACAGCAGGCTGTCCATGCACCGCTGTCGCCTGGTTGA GCGCGGGATCCCAGCTGAGCCTTTGTTTACAAGTTTCTGTCCCCACGAGTACAAAGGTGTCTGA
- the gfm2 gene encoding ribosome-releasing factor 2, mitochondrial: MRFRACWTFSRMIWVGNLFKTGSRLCRCRVNCQVKRHYIALPDDVKSLRTVVSPDISKIRNIGIMAHIDAGKTTTTERMLYYSGYTRALGDVDDGDTVTDFMAQERERGITIQSAAVTFDWKSHRINLIDTPGHVDFTVEVERALRVLDGAVAVFDASAGVEAQTLTVWRQADKHHVPRVCFLNKMDKPAANLGLSIESIRAKLKANPVLLQVPVGSGKNFTGLVDLLTKQKMTWKLNSTDDGRVFETKALSQADNPELLQEVREARTALIEQIADLDDEFAELLLTDFGDNFDAVPSSKLQEAVRRVTLARKGVPVLCGSSLKNKGVQPLIDAITDYLPAPNERHHDLVRWYKDDLCALAFKVLHDKQRGPLVFLRIYSGTMKPQTAVYNINRDNTERMSRLLLPFADQHVEIPSLTAGNIALTVGLKQTVTGDTIVSSKSSAAAAARRAQSDRGKGKTRGEQANLVLSGVEVPDPVFFCSIEPPTLAKQADLENALNCLQREDPSLKVRVDPDSGQTILCGMGELHIEIIHDRIRREFGIETHLGPLQVAYRETVLQHASATDTLDRTIGERRHIVTVELAVSPVEDSSSMGSSCDFAFEEEVEEQLSPEVKDAVENGLQSSYLQGPLLGYPVQGVSTLIQNVSMEPGTSPAMVSACVSRCMLKAMRQAGGQVLEPVMSLEVTVGEAHLSSVLGDLSQRRGAVKDIQSRHDNKVLLATVPLAEMMGYSTILRTLTSGNATFSLELDTYEAMNSQDQSALLKRVAGLV; this comes from the exons ATGCGGTTTCGAGCCTGTTGGACTTTTAGCAGGATGATTTGG GTTGGGAATTTATTCAAAACTGGGAGCCGGCTGTGCAGATGCAGAGTGAACTGCCAGGTGAAAAGGCATTACATTGCCCTTCCAG ATGATGTCAAATCGCTGCGCACTGTGGTCAGTCCAGATATTTCTAA GATCCGAAACATCGGCATCATGGCCCACATTGATGCAGGAAAAACAACGACCACAGAGAGAATGCTTTACTACTCTGGATATACAAGGGCACTAGGAG aTGTTGATGATGGAGATACCGTCACAGATTTTATGGCTCAGGAGAGGGAGCGTGGGATCACCATCCAGTCGGCAGCAGTCACCTTTGACTGGAAAAGTCACAGGATCAACCTCATCGACACCCCGG GTCATGttgacttcactgtggaggTGGAGCGGGCGCTTCGTGTTCTTGACGGGGCCGTTGCAGTGTTCGATGCTTCTGCTGGTGTGGAG GCTCAGACGCTGACAGTATGGAGACAAGCAGACAAGCACCATGTCCCACGTGTTTGCTTCCTGAATAAGATGGATAAGCCTGCAGCAAA TTTAGGTTTGTCCATTGAGAGCATAAGGGCGAAGTTGAAAGCCAACCCGGTACTCCTCCAG GTTCCCGTTGGCAGTGGTAAGAACTTTACAGGTTTGGTTGACTTGTTaaccaaacagaaaatgacatgGAAGCTGAACTCCACAGATGATGGACGTGTGTTTGAAACCAAAGCTCTCAGTCAAGCAGATAACCCAGAACTCCTGCAGGAGGTCAGGGAGGCCAGGACAGCCCTAATTGAGCAG ATTGCTGATCTGGATGATGAGTTTGCTGAATTGTTGCTAACTGATTTTGGTGACAATTTTGACGCAGTTCCCTCCAGCAAA CTTCAAGAAGCCGTGCGGCGGGTGACTCTGGCCCGTAAAGGGGTCCCCGTACTCTGTGGGagctctttgaaaaacaaaggtGTTCAGCCTCTTATAGATGCCATCACTGACTACCTACCCGCCCCAAATGAGAGACACCATGACCTGGT GCGGTGGTACAAGGATGACCTGTGTGCCCTGGCCTTCAAGGTTCTCCATGATAAGCAGCGCGGACCTCTGGTCTTCCTTCGGATCTACTCTGGTACTATGAAACCTCAGACAGCTGTGTACAACATCAACAGGGACAACAC TGAGAGAATGAGCAGGTTGCTGCTGCCTTTTGCTGATCAGCATGTGGAAATCCCCTCTCTGACCGCAGGAAACATTGCTCTGACAGTGGGACTCAAGCAG ACAGTCACAGGGGACACAATTGTTTCATCCAAgtcttcagcagcagctgcGGCCCGGCGAGCTCAAAGCGACAGAGGGAAAGGGAAGACGCGAGGGGAGCAGGCTAATCTGGTCCTGTCTGGGGTAGAAGTGCCTGATCCAGTCTTTTTCTGCTCCATTGAACCACCCACTCTCGCCAAACAAGCTG atcTCGAGAATGCACTGAACTGCCTTCAGAGAGAGGACCCCAGCCTCAAAGTCAGGGTTGACCCTGATTCTGGACAG ACCATTTTATGTGGCATGGGGGAGCTGCACATTGAGATCATCCATGATCGAATCAGAAGAGAGTTTGGAATCGAGACTCACCTTGGACCGCTACAGGTGGCTTACCGGGAGACTGTTCTCCAACATGCATCAGCTACGG ACACTCTGGACCGTACAATTGGGGAGAGAAGACACATTGTGACAGTGGAGCTGGCCGTCAGCCCTGTTGAAGACAGCTCCTCTATGGGCAGCTCTTGTGACTTTGCCTTTGAAGAGGAAGTGGAAGAGCAGCTCTCGCCCGAAGTGAAAGATGCTGTGGAGAACGGGCTTCAGAGCTCGTATCTTCAGG gTCCGTTGCTAGGTTACCCTGTGCAGGGTGTATCCACACTTATCCAAAATGTCAGCATGGAACCAGGAACGTCTCCAGCCAtggtgtctgcctgtgtgtctcgCTGCATGCTTAAG GCCATGAGGCAAGCAGGTGGGCAGGTCCTGGAGCCTGTGATGTCCCTGGAGGTGACAGTGGGAGAGGCACACCTAAGCTCCGTGCTCGGGGACTTATCTCAAAGACGAGGAGCCGTCAAAGACATCCAGAGTCGTCATGACAACAAGGTGTTGCTCGCCACTGTGCCCCTAGCTGAGATGATG GGCTACTCCACCATCCTACGAACACTGACCTCTGGCAACGCCACCTTCTCTTTGGAGCTGGACACCTATGAAGCCATGAACAGCCAGGACCAGAGTGCCCTCCTCAAAAGAGTGGCCGGTCTGGTCTGA